From Trueperaceae bacterium:
GCACGTCCTCCAGCAGGCCGCCGCCGCGCAGCTGCAGCGGCGACACGTTCACGGCCACGCGCGGGACCTTGAAGCCGGCCTCGTCCCACCTGTTCACCTGCGCCAGGGCCAGGTCGAGGACCTCCCGGCCCAGGGAGACGATCTGGCCCGTCTCCTCCGCCAGGGGCACGAACGAGTCCGGGCTCATCAGCCCCCTCTCGGGGTGGCGCCAGCGCACCAGAGCCTCGGCGCCGGCCAGCTTGCCGGTCCGCAGGTCGACGCGCGGCTGGTAGTAGAGCGTGAGCTGCTCCTTGCCCAGCGCCTGGCGGAGCTCGTCCTCGAGCTCGAGGCGCTCCTGCACGCGCACCTGCATGGCGGGCCTGAACACGGCGAACGACGGACCCCGCGCCGCCTTGGCGCGGTACTTCGCCTGCGACGCCGCCTTCATCAGGGCACCGGGCGTCTCGGCGTGGTCGGGGAACACCGCGACCCCCACGCGCGGACGGAACGTGACGCTGCGGCCCTCCAGGACCACGGGCTCCACCAGGCCGCTCACGACGCGCTGGGCGATGTCGGTGGCGTCGACCGTGTCCTGCAGCGGGCGCGTGACGATCGCGAACTCGTCGGTGCCGAAGCGGGCCACGGTCGCGCTCTGCGCCACGGCCTTCAGCCGCCGCGCCGCCAAGCGCAGCATGTCGTCGGCCGCGTCCTGGCTCACGGCGTCGTGTATCAGGCGGAAGCCGTGCAGCTCGAGGTAGAGCACGGCGACCTTCAGCTTCGCCGCGCGCGCGGCCGCGAGCGCGTCGAGCAGCAGGGTCTCGAAGCGCTGTCGGTTCGGCAGGTCGGTGACGGGGTCGTGGTTCGCCAGGTACTCGACGCGCTGCTGCAGCGCCCGGCGCTCCTCCTCGTAGGCGTCGTTGGGGCTCCTCCCGGCGAGCTCGGCGCAGATGGCCATGCGCGCGAGCTTGCCGCCGTAGACGAGCTCGAACACGCTGACGGCGGCCTGGAACTCGCCCTTGACGCCGCGCAGACGCACCGTCGGCGTGCCGTTGAGCGCGGCGAGGAACGGGGTCTGCGCCGAGGCGTAGTCGCGTGCCACGGCCGCGGGCGTCTCGCCGGCGTGCAGGTCGAGGAGGCTGCGGCCGGGAGCGGGGCCCGTGGGCAGGCCGAACACCGCGGCCGCGCGGGGGTTCACGGCCAGGAGCTCGAGGGTCGCGGGGTCGTAGACGACGACGGCCTGCGGATGGGTCCGGAAGAAGGCCTCCGTGGCTCTGCCAGGGCTGTGGGTGCGCTCCTCCATCGGTCCCGTTCCGGCTCGTTCCCGGGCACGCTCCGGCGCGCCCTCAGGCGGCTCCTGTGCGCTCGATCCCAGATGATAACGGCATGAGCGTCTCCGGCACCCGGGCGCCGAACCAGGCGGCGGCCAACACGCCGACCGCCCCGACCGCTACCGCGGCGGGACCCAGCGACGCGGACTGGGCCACGAGGCCGACGACGACGGGTCCGCCGGCCCAGCCGGCGTCGCCGATGAGCCGCCACCAGCCGAGGAACGTCGACGCCGCCTCCCGCGGCGCCAGGTCGGCGGCGAGGGTCATCATCGTGCCCGACCCCAGCCCGTTGCCGACGCCGATGAGCACGGCGATGGCGAGGAGCGAGGCGAAGCCGGTGGCCAGGGGCACCAGCGCCAGCGACAGGCCCATGAGGAGGAAGCACGGCACGATGGCGGCCTTGCGCCCGCGCGTGTCCATGAGCCAGCCGGCCGGATAGGCCAGCAGCATGTCGGCCAGGCCCCCGGCGCTGACGACCAGGCCCACCTGCAGCGGGTCGAGGCCCAGCGCCTCGGCGCCGAAGAGCGGGATCAGGACGCGGCGGCCCGCCCGCACCGCCTGGCCCAGCACCTGGCCGAAGCCCGCGTTGAGGAGCGTGGGCACGGCGTCGCGCATGGCGCGTCGCGCTGCCTCGCCGCCGCCCTCGCGGGGCGCGGCGGCCGGCACGCCGGGCAGGCTCACGGCCACCAGCACCACGGCGACGAGCATGAGCGCGGCGTAGAGCACGAGCGGCGCGGCCAGCCCGAAGAGCGCGGCAGCGGCGCCGCCCAGCGCCGGTCCGACGAACGACCCGAAGCGGTTCACGCCGCCGTAGAGGGCGATCAGCCGTCCGCGTCCGCCGGCGCGCGTCGCCTGCGCCAGGTACGAGTGCCGGGCGAGGTTGAAGAGCGCGAGGCCCACGCCCGCGAGCACCCGCAGGGCCAGGACGACCCGCAGGTCGCGCGCCGCGGCCGTGGCCAGCACCGAGGCCAGCGTGAGCGCGCCGCCGAGGAGCAGCGCGGCCTTGGGCGAGGTGCGGTCGACGAACCAGCCGGCGGGGACGTCGCCGATGAGCATGCCGATGGCCTCGCCGGCCAGCGCCAGGCCGACGAGCGCAAGCGAGGTCTCGAACGAGGCCATGAACAAGGGCAGCGTGGGCGTGAGCACGCCGTCGCACAGCGACGTGATCACGGTCGGCGCGTAGATGGCGAGCAGGAGCCGCCTGACGCCGGGCGTCTCCCCGGCGCCCCCGGACGCGGCGGCGCCGACCTCCGCCCCGCCAGACGAGCCGCCGGCCCGCTCCGCGCTCATCGCCGGCGCGCGGCCTCCATGCCGCGCAGGCGCATGGCCTTCCGGTAGTGGTCGACGAGAGCGCGCGTGGCCGCGGTCCACGACCACCTCTCGGCCTCGCGCCTCCCCTCGCCGGCGAGGCGCTCCCTCAGGCGCCCGTCGCCGATGAGGCGCCTGATCCCCTCGGCCAGGGCGGGACCGCTGCCCGGCGCGACGAGCAGGCCGGTGCGTCCGTCCTCGACGACGTGCGGCAGGCCGCCGGCGCGCGCCGCGACCACGGGCACGCCGGCCGCCATGGCCTCGAGCGCGGCGAACCCCAGCGTCTCGGAGTCGGAGGGGAAGGCGAAGACGTCGGCCGAGGCGTAGGCGGCGCCCAGCTCGTCGCCGGAGAGGAAGCCCGTGAACACGGTGCCGGTGCCGGCGAGGCGCTCCTCGAGCCAGGGGCGCGCCGGGCCCTCGCCGACGACGGCGAAGCGCGCCTCCCCCCGCAGCGCGTGCACGGCCTCGGCGAGGACGTCGACGCGCTTCTCGAACGAGACGCGCCCGGCGTAGACGACGAGCGGCGCGTCGTCCTCGCCGCCCGCCAGGCGGGCGCGCATGGCGGCGCTGCGCCGTCCGGGATGGAACCTCTCGGCGTCGACGGCCTTCGGCCACAGGCGCACGCGCCTGATGCCGAGCCCGCGCGCGAGCTCGACCATCTGCGGGCTGGTGCAGAGGTTCACGTGGGCGAGGTTGTGAACCTCGCGGTCGAGCACCTCGAGGGGCCGCTCGGCCCAGCCGAGCGACAGGCTCCTCACGACCTTGGGGTCGGTGTGGAAGGAGGCGAGGAGCGGCAGACCGCGGCGCTTGGCGTGCACGGCGCCCCAGGTGCCGAAGAGTATGGGGTTGACGACGTGCACGACGTGCGGCGCGAAGTCGTCGACGGCGCGCGCGATGCGCGAGGAGGGCACGGCGAAGGTGTGCTCCGGGTACCAGGGGAAGGGCAGACCGCCGGCCGCGACGACGCGGGCGCCCTGGCACCGCTCCGGCGACCCCGGCGGGGCCAGCACGAGCACCTCGTGGCCCAGCTCCTCCAGCGCCGCCAGCGTGGCGACGAGGCGGGTGACGACGCCGTCGACCTTCGGCAGGAAGGTCTCGGTGACGAGGGCGATGCGCAGCGGCGCCGGCTCGGTCTCCCGCGGGCCGTCCAAGGCTCAG
This genomic window contains:
- a CDS encoding bifunctional diguanylate cyclase/phosphodiesterase, translated to MEERTHSPGRATEAFFRTHPQAVVVYDPATLELLAVNPRAAAVFGLPTGPAPGRSLLDLHAGETPAAVARDYASAQTPFLAALNGTPTVRLRGVKGEFQAAVSVFELVYGGKLARMAICAELAGRSPNDAYEEERRALQQRVEYLANHDPVTDLPNRQRFETLLLDALAAARAAKLKVAVLYLELHGFRLIHDAVSQDAADDMLRLAARRLKAVAQSATVARFGTDEFAIVTRPLQDTVDATDIAQRVVSGLVEPVVLEGRSVTFRPRVGVAVFPDHAETPGALMKAASQAKYRAKAARGPSFAVFRPAMQVRVQERLELEDELRQALGKEQLTLYYQPRVDLRTGKLAGAEALVRWRHPERGLMSPDSFVPLAEETGQIVSLGREVLDLALAQVNRWDEAGFKVPRVAVNVSPLQLRGGGLLEDVRSALYRAGLPASRLEVEVTETAALADRNRGSDVLAELRRSGVKVTLDDFGTGYASLAHLHELPVDALKLDRAFLDQAPGYSGQGSELAILKAVAALGKAIGVEVTAEGVETEEQLLQVIEAGCDSVQGFLVCQPVAPALVQDAARRGLAVLERVRASRR
- a CDS encoding glycosyltransferase family 1 protein, with the translated sequence MDGPRETEPAPLRIALVTETFLPKVDGVVTRLVATLAALEELGHEVLVLAPPGSPERCQGARVVAAGGLPFPWYPEHTFAVPSSRIARAVDDFAPHVVHVVNPILFGTWGAVHAKRRGLPLLASFHTDPKVVRSLSLGWAERPLEVLDREVHNLAHVNLCTSPQMVELARGLGIRRVRLWPKAVDAERFHPGRRSAAMRARLAGGEDDAPLVVYAGRVSFEKRVDVLAEAVHALRGEARFAVVGEGPARPWLEERLAGTGTVFTGFLSGDELGAAYASADVFAFPSDSETLGFAALEAMAAGVPVVAARAGGLPHVVEDGRTGLLVAPGSGPALAEGIRRLIGDGRLRERLAGEGRREAERWSWTAATRALVDHYRKAMRLRGMEAARRR
- a CDS encoding MFS transporter gives rise to the protein MSAERAGGSSGGAEVGAAASGGAGETPGVRRLLLAIYAPTVITSLCDGVLTPTLPLFMASFETSLALVGLALAGEAIGMLIGDVPAGWFVDRTSPKAALLLGGALTLASVLATAAARDLRVVLALRVLAGVGLALFNLARHSYLAQATRAGGRGRLIALYGGVNRFGSFVGPALGGAAAALFGLAAPLVLYAALMLVAVVLVAVSLPGVPAAAPREGGGEAARRAMRDAVPTLLNAGFGQVLGQAVRAGRRVLIPLFGAEALGLDPLQVGLVVSAGGLADMLLAYPAGWLMDTRGRKAAIVPCFLLMGLSLALVPLATGFASLLAIAVLIGVGNGLGSGTMMTLAADLAPREAASTFLGWWRLIGDAGWAGGPVVVGLVAQSASLGPAAVAVGAVGVLAAAWFGARVPETLMPLSSGIERTGAA